The genomic stretch GCGGAGGATCGTACCTACCTGGCCCAACTGGTGGCCCAACGGACCAACCTGACCCAGGCGGATGCCGAGCGGCGGGTCGATGAAGTGTTCGCCAAGGCGCGCAAGGCGGTCGAGGATGCCAAGCTGGCGGCCAAGCAAGCAGCCGATACTGCCAGCAAAGTGGCGGCCTGGACCGCACTGTGGATGTTTGTCGCACTGTTGTGTGGTGCTTTTTTTGCGAGCCTCGCCGCTACCTTTGGCGGTCGTCGCCGGGACGCGGTGGTGTACCTGGAACCGGCCGGCTATATCCCGGTCTCTGCGCCCACTGCCATTCGTTGATTGAGGAGAACTACCATGCGCTCACTCCTGCTGTTTTTCCTTGGCGTGCCAATCCCGATCATTATCCTGATTGCCTTGTTCATGCATTGATCCTGCTACAAGGCGGAACCCACCGCGTCTGCCCCTGGCAGGCGCGGTTTTTTTGCGCCCGGTACTTGGCAAGGGCAGTCCTGTTTTTGGCCGATGCGGCGCCTACGGCTGGGGGCATCGGCTTGGTATAGTTCGGGCCTTCATTTCTGTGCCAGCAAGGACTACTGCCATGCCCGAATATCAAGCCTTCCGCGTCGAACTGGCGGACAACATCGCCCATGTGCAGATCAACCGTCCGGAAAAGATCAACGCGATGAACGCGGTGTTCTGGACCGAGATCATCGAGATTTTCCAGTGGATCGACGACACCGACGAGGTGCGCGCGGTGGTGATCAGTGGTGCCGGCAAGCATTTCTCCTCGGGGATCGACCTGATGATGCTGGCCGGGGTGGCTAACGAAATGGGCAAGGACGTGGGTCGCAACGCGCGCCTGCTGCGCCGCAAGATTCTCGCCTTGCAGGCCTCGTTCAATGCGGTCGACAACTGTCGCAAGCCGGTGTTGGCGGCAATCCAGGGGTATTGCCTGGGTGGGGCCATTGACCTGATCAGCGCCTGCGACATGCGCTATGCGGCCGCCGATGCGCAATTCTCGATCAAGGAAATCGACATCGGCATGGCTGCCGACGTCGGTACCCTGCAACGCTTGCCGCGGATCATCGGTGACGGCATGCTGCGTGAACTGGCTTACACTGGACGCACCTTTGGTGCCGAGCAAGCGCGTGAGATTGGCCTGGTCAACCGGCTCTACCCGGACACCGAGAGCCTGCTGGACGGGGTCATGGGCATAGCCCGCGAGATCGCCGCCAAGTCGCCAATCGCTATCGCCGGTACCAAGGCAATGATCAGCTACATGCGTGATCACAGCATCAACGATGGCCTGGAATACATCGCCACCTGGAACGCCGCCATGTTGCAGTCCAACGATCTGCGCGTGGCCATGGCCGCCCATATGAGCAAACAGAAGCCCGAATTTCTGGATTGAGCCCACATGACTTCACGCTGGACCACGGCAGTACTCGACACCGACGTAACCGGCGGCTGGGCAGTAGCCCGCAGCCCCGAAGGCTTTTTGTTCGATGACAATGGCGCGCTGTTCCCCCGGGAATGGCTCAAGCGCCAGGACTTGTCGCTGCTCGCCGAGCATGGCATTGGCCATCTCGACGGCGAGCCGGTGTATCTGCTGGAGTTGCAGGCCGCAGGCGAGGTGCCGGGGTGTGGCTGGAAAGGCTTGCGTGGGTTCATGCTTGAAGGCGATCACACGTTGTACAAGGTACTGGGCTACGCCGCGCAGATCGGCACCTGGGCCCGCGAGCACCGTTTTTGTGGCAACTGCGGCCAGGCCATGGTCCAGGTGCCACGTGAGCGGGCGATGTATTGCCAGCCGTGTGACTTGCGCAGTTACCCGCGGATTTCACCGAGCATGATTGTGCTGATCACCCGCGGCGACGACATCCTCCTGGCGCGTTCACCGCGGTTTGTCAGCGGGGTCTACAGCACCCTGGCCGGTTTTGCCGAGCCGGGGGAGTCGGCCGAGGACTGCCTGATTCGCGAGGTGCGCGAGGAGGTGCAGATCGAGGTCAGGAACATCCAGTACCTGGGCAGCCAGTGCTGGCCGTTCCCTCATTCGATGATGCTCGGCTTCCATGCCGAGTACGCCGCTGGCGAGATCGTCCCACAAGCCGACGAGATTGAAGACGCCCAGTGGTTCAACATTCACGCGCTGCCGCCGTTGCCGGCGTCGCGCTCGATTGCCCGCTACCTGATCGACGTCTACGTTGCGCGGCGTTTAGGCCACGCTGAACCAGTGCTGCCAGGCTAGGCGTACGGTCAGGCCCAGCACTACCGCGATGAATACCGGGCGAATGAACTTCGCCCCACCGCTGATGGCGGTGCGCGCCCCAAAAAACGCCCCGACCATCACCGACACGCCCATGCTCAGGCCGATGATCCAGTCCACCTGCCCGGAAAAAATGAACACCGACAGCGCGGCCGCGTTGCTGACGAAGTTCATGCTGCGCGCCACGCCGCTGGCCTTGACCAGGTCGATGGGGTACAGCAGCAGGCTGCTGACGGTCCAGAACGCGCCCGTGCCGGGACCGGCCACGCCGTCGTAGAAGCCGAGGCTGAAGCCCTGGGTCGACTGCCACTTCTTCTTGATCGGCGCGTCGCTGTCCACCGGCGCCTTGGGCGTCCCGCCAAACAGCAGGTACAGGCCACAGGCAAACACGATCACCGGGAGCATTTTGTTCAGCCATTCGGCCGGCAGGTAGTGCGCCACGACCGCACCGGCCAGCGCTCCCACCAGGGTGCCGACAATCGCATGCACCCACTGCCTTGGATGGAACAGCTTGCGCCGGTAGAAGGTGACGCTGGCGATGGCCGAGCCGAAGGTCGCGCTGAGCTTGTTGGTGCCCAGCACCAGGTGCGGGGGCAGGCCTGCAGTGAGCAGGGCCGGGGTGGTCAACAGGCCGCCGCCGCCGGCAATGGCATCGATGAAACCGGCAATGAACGCGACAACGGCCAGAATGGCCAGGGTGGTGAGGTCTACGCTGAGTTCGAAAGGCATGGGGTCGACTTATTCGGTGGGGCAGTGGGATAAGGCCGGCGCCATCTTACCCATAACCTGTGGCGGCCGCGACCGCCACACCACCTGCCGCCAGGTTCAGGCGCTGTTGCGGCGCAACGTCTGGGACGGCGATTCACCGTAACTGCGCTGATAGTCCTGGGAGAAACGCCCCAGATGGAAGAAGTTCCAGTGCATGGCCGTTTCGGTCACGGTCGCCCAGCGCTGGGTCAGCAGGTCGTGCCTGGCGTTAGACAAACGCAGGGTGCGCAAGTACGCCATGGGCGTGGTGCCGAAGGTCTCGACGAAACCCTGGTGCAAGGTGCGGCCGTGGGTTCCCAGGGTTTGCGTGAGCTGCTCCATGCACAGGGCGGTGTGCGCATGGGCGTGCAGGTATTCGATGGCCTGGCTGGCGATTTGTCTGCGCAATGGCGCCTCGCGCGCCGAGTCATGGCGTGGGCTCAGGGCTTGCAGCAAGGAGCTGAGCAAGGTCGCTTCCCATTGCGCGCCGGACACGACGTCAGGTGGATGGCGCTGGTTCAACGAGACGCTGATGGCGTTGACCGCGTTCAGCACCGAGTAATGATCGTGCGCCTGATAGCGCTGGCCCTGGCGCTGCTTGAGCACATCAGTGGTGCCGTACAGTTCGCGGCACTGCTCGTAGTGCTCCAGGGTGGTGGTAACGGTGAACAGCGCTTCGTTGGGCTCGCACAGGTAATGCACCGGTTCGCCGCTGTACAGCACCACCATTTCATTGGGGTACAGCCGCTGGTGGTTCCAGGTCGGGCGGCCCGTGGTGGACTGGGACAGGGCGAAGGTGATGTGCCCGTCGGGAACACAACTGACGGCGCTGATGGAGCACTTGAAATCGAACCGGCTATGGCGCAGGCGAGGGCCGCGCATGTGCTTGAGGCGATGGATGCGCGCGTGTTTCTCGACGGAAGAAAAATCGATGTGCCATTGGTCATTGCCGGTGGACAGTTCGTCCAGGGCAACGGATTCGAGGGTCAATAAAGCAGGAGTTGGAAGGGCGGACATGCTGTACAGGAAGGGCACCTGAAAAAGACTCGGGTTGAGTGGGCCTCGCGGCGTCTGAGTGGCCAGGTCGGGCGAGCATTGCGCGCGCCCGGCCGGCGGAACTCAGAACAGTATATAGGCCGACGCCGTGGTCTGGTTCAGATCTAGGTTACCGACCTGTAACACTTCATACTCGGCGCGGATGCCAATGTTGCGCAGCACATCCATCTCGACCCCGGCGCCGTAGGTCAGGTCGACCCCGGTGTCATCGTCGGCAGCGTTGCCATCGGCGTCCCAGGCGTGGGCGCCGACGATGCCGAACAGACGAATGCGCTCGCCCAGCGGGAAGCCGACGTGGGCGGCGACCTGGGCCGAGTGGCCTTCGAAGTCGAGGTTGTCGTCCTTGAACTTGCCGAGGTCGACAATGGCGCCCTCGAATGCCAGGTAACCATTGGCGCGGTAACCGGCATAGACCTTGTAGCTGTTGTCTTCATCACTCAAGGCGCTGTCGTCGGTTTCGATGCTAGTCACACCGGCGCCCAGGTAAAAGCCCTTGTCATCGGCGAACGCTGGCAGCGCCAGCAACGACAGTAGGGAAACGAAGGCGAATTTTCGAAATGGCATGTGCAGGGTAGTCCTTGTACGGGTTTGTCAGGTGTGAAGTGTTGGGCGGGAAATTGCCCGGCCCCAATCATGGATAAAAGTCATTAATGCTTATTGCCGTCGCCGCGGTTCAGCGCCCCAGGGTCTGCGCTTCGTTGGCAATCGCGAAGTACTTGCGGGCCAGCGCGGCAATGGGCAGCGCGGCTGGCTGATTGCCAGGGGAACTGGCGCAGGCATCGAGCATGATCGCCGAGGCGGGGATGGCGTACCGCTCCAGTACGTCGGCAACAAAGTCCGGGAAATCAGGGTCGAGGATGTCCAATGGGGACAGGGGAAGGCAGATGGAGAAGTTTTTGCAGGCCCACAGGTAGGTGCTGTAGTCCTCGGCAACCTGGCGGACCACGGCGCCTGTCAGTTGCTGCGCTACCTGGGGTGCGATACTGACGCCGCCCCGGGCCCAGCGTGACAGGGCCCTGGCGCCGACCAGGCGGCCCGTGCGCCGATCAGTGATGGGCAGGTAGTTGATTTCAAGCCATCGGTTACTTACACAGCTCGACAAGTCCTGTTGTCTCGCCCACGCCAAATAGTGCGCCATCATGGTTTGACCCTGGTGTATTCAAATCGGCTGTTGCAACCCGTGGCGGCTGTTCACACGTCCACTAGCCAGGCCAGGGTGATTCCGCACAGGTAGGCGAAGGTGCACAGCAGGATCTTTTGTTTGAGTGGCAAGCGATTCAAGCGACGGCTGAGCATGCTGACCTCCTAGGGACAGGGAAATGGAGCAGGGTGGGAATGCCAGGCGCGCAATGGAAATGATTGATTGTCATTTGCCGGGATTTCAGTGGTTCATGCAGCGCAGGCGGTCCATTTCATGGAGGAAGAAACACAGGGTGTTTTCACTGGGCGTCGCCAGCAGGCTGTAGTTGAGCGTGGAGCCTTCCTGGACGACGTACTGGCGACGAAAAAACAGCTCCGGGGTTTTTTCGATGGCAAACAGTTCGCGATCATGGCTCAGTTTGGCGCGCACCACTTGTACCTGGAGGGCGTCATTGCCCGATTGGGTGATGTCGGCAGTCAAGGTGGCATGACGGAACTTGCCGTTGAGACTTTCGATGGTCGAGTGGGTCATTCGATGCGCGTTCACCGTGAGGTATTCCTCGGTGTTCAATTGGCTCTGGTCATCCAGCCACTGCTGGCTCTGGGTGTGAAAGTTGCTGTTGTTCTCGAACGGCACCGGCGAATAGAGCCAAGCTCCGATACAGCCCAGGTTGATCAGCCCCAGCAACAGCCACTGCACAAGGGTTTTTGTCTGGCGGTTCACAGGGTCACCTCCAGGCATTGCGCAAGCATGCTGGCGAGTGGTTTTTGCTGGGGGTTGAACAGCATATTGCGGGTACTTTGATCGGCGCGAATGCAGGAGATCGAGTAGTTGGAGCGGGACTGGTTGATCCAGACCTGGCCGATCAGGTTCTTCGGCAGGTCTTGCAGTTGTTGCTCGACCGCGGTGTTGAGTGCCCGGGCCGAATCGAGG from Pseudomonas sp. S04 encodes the following:
- a CDS encoding crotonase/enoyl-CoA hydratase family protein, translated to MPEYQAFRVELADNIAHVQINRPEKINAMNAVFWTEIIEIFQWIDDTDEVRAVVISGAGKHFSSGIDLMMLAGVANEMGKDVGRNARLLRRKILALQASFNAVDNCRKPVLAAIQGYCLGGAIDLISACDMRYAAADAQFSIKEIDIGMAADVGTLQRLPRIIGDGMLRELAYTGRTFGAEQAREIGLVNRLYPDTESLLDGVMGIAREIAAKSPIAIAGTKAMISYMRDHSINDGLEYIATWNAAMLQSNDLRVAMAAHMSKQKPEFLD
- the nudC gene encoding NAD(+) diphosphatase produces the protein MTSRWTTAVLDTDVTGGWAVARSPEGFLFDDNGALFPREWLKRQDLSLLAEHGIGHLDGEPVYLLELQAAGEVPGCGWKGLRGFMLEGDHTLYKVLGYAAQIGTWAREHRFCGNCGQAMVQVPRERAMYCQPCDLRSYPRISPSMIVLITRGDDILLARSPRFVSGVYSTLAGFAEPGESAEDCLIREVREEVQIEVRNIQYLGSQCWPFPHSMMLGFHAEYAAGEIVPQADEIEDAQWFNIHALPPLPASRSIARYLIDVYVARRLGHAEPVLPG
- a CDS encoding TSUP family transporter gives rise to the protein MPFELSVDLTTLAILAVVAFIAGFIDAIAGGGGLLTTPALLTAGLPPHLVLGTNKLSATFGSAIASVTFYRRKLFHPRQWVHAIVGTLVGALAGAVVAHYLPAEWLNKMLPVIVFACGLYLLFGGTPKAPVDSDAPIKKKWQSTQGFSLGFYDGVAGPGTGAFWTVSSLLLYPIDLVKASGVARSMNFVSNAAALSVFIFSGQVDWIIGLSMGVSVMVGAFFGARTAISGGAKFIRPVFIAVVLGLTVRLAWQHWFSVA
- a CDS encoding helix-turn-helix transcriptional regulator; amino-acid sequence: MSALPTPALLTLESVALDELSTGNDQWHIDFSSVEKHARIHRLKHMRGPRLRHSRFDFKCSISAVSCVPDGHITFALSQSTTGRPTWNHQRLYPNEMVVLYSGEPVHYLCEPNEALFTVTTTLEHYEQCRELYGTTDVLKQRQGQRYQAHDHYSVLNAVNAISVSLNQRHPPDVVSGAQWEATLLSSLLQALSPRHDSAREAPLRRQIASQAIEYLHAHAHTALCMEQLTQTLGTHGRTLHQGFVETFGTTPMAYLRTLRLSNARHDLLTQRWATVTETAMHWNFFHLGRFSQDYQRSYGESPSQTLRRNSA
- a CDS encoding outer membrane beta-barrel protein, which codes for MPFRKFAFVSLLSLLALPAFADDKGFYLGAGVTSIETDDSALSDEDNSYKVYAGYRANGYLAFEGAIVDLGKFKDDNLDFEGHSAQVAAHVGFPLGERIRLFGIVGAHAWDADGNAADDDTGVDLTYGAGVEMDVLRNIGIRAEYEVLQVGNLDLNQTTASAYILF
- a CDS encoding EAL domain-containing protein, which produces MMAHYLAWARQQDLSSCVSNRWLEINYLPITDRRTGRLVGARALSRWARGGVSIAPQVAQQLTGAVVRQVAEDYSTYLWACKNFSICLPLSPLDILDPDFPDFVADVLERYAIPASAIMLDACASSPGNQPAALPIAALARKYFAIANEAQTLGR